In a single window of the Niabella ginsenosidivorans genome:
- a CDS encoding DoxX family protein: protein MKKRDKILYWIATAWLALGMLSTGIVQLIRQKEETVMMEHLGYPVYLLTLLGIWKILGVIAILIPKYPLLKEWAYAGFFFAMSGAIFSHLASEDGGKGLFGPSLLLVLTVASWYFRPADRKMILAHQ, encoded by the coding sequence ATGAAAAAACGAGATAAGATCCTTTACTGGATTGCCACAGCCTGGCTGGCATTGGGCATGTTATCCACCGGTATTGTACAATTGATCAGACAAAAAGAGGAAACCGTAATGATGGAACATCTGGGCTATCCCGTTTACCTGCTCACGCTGCTCGGTATCTGGAAAATACTGGGTGTAATTGCCATACTGATTCCCAAATACCCGTTGCTGAAGGAATGGGCCTATGCCGGCTTTTTCTTTGCCATGTCCGGTGCCATCTTTTCACACCTGGCCAGCGAAGATGGCGGTAAAGGGCTTTTTGGACCATCGCTATTATTGGTTCTTACAGTAGCGTCATGGTATTTCCGGCCCGCAGACAGAAAAATGATTTTAGCGCATCAATGA
- a CDS encoding YdeI/OmpD-associated family protein, giving the protein MNPKADFYFNKGKWQEELRQLRKIVLDCGLTEELKWGCPCYTFDDRNIVLIHVFKEYCALLFFKGALLQDAERILIRQTQNVQSGRQVRFTNVQEITKLRSTLRVYIYEAIEVEKAGLKVPLKKTADYMVPEEFQQQLDKHPGLKKAFEALTPGRQRGYLFYFAQPKQSATRASRVEKCLPKILGGKGLND; this is encoded by the coding sequence ATGAACCCAAAAGCTGACTTTTACTTTAATAAAGGCAAATGGCAGGAAGAGCTGAGGCAGTTAAGAAAGATCGTTCTGGACTGCGGGCTTACCGAGGAACTGAAATGGGGCTGCCCCTGTTATACCTTTGATGACAGGAACATTGTTTTGATACATGTGTTTAAAGAGTATTGCGCGTTGCTGTTTTTTAAAGGGGCTTTATTACAGGATGCAGAGAGAATACTGATCCGGCAAACCCAAAATGTGCAGTCGGGCCGCCAGGTGCGGTTTACCAATGTACAGGAAATAACAAAGTTACGATCCACCCTCAGGGTCTATATTTATGAAGCCATTGAAGTGGAAAAAGCCGGTTTGAAAGTGCCCTTAAAAAAGACCGCTGATTACATGGTTCCGGAAGAATTTCAGCAGCAGTTAGATAAACATCCCGGATTAAAAAAAGCGTTTGAAGCTTTGACACCGGGGCGGCAAAGGGGATACCTGTTTTATTTTGCACAGCCCAAACAATCTGCAACACGGGCATCGCGCGTGGAAAAATGCCTGCCGAAGATACTGGGAGGAAAAGGCCTGAACGATTGA
- a CDS encoding DUF4256 domain-containing protein, giving the protein MKTSKKQLPDSQRTTLLGILKDRFEKNRGRHKGMEWATIQARLEAKPEKLWSLDEMESTGGEPDVVGFDQKTGEYLFCDCAAESPKGRRSLCYDGAALASRKEHKPADSAIDKAAAMGIALLTEEQYRALQQLGAFDLKTSSWIQTPAAIRKLGGALFCDRRYDHVFTYHNGAESYYAARGFRGMLCV; this is encoded by the coding sequence ATGAAAACCAGTAAAAAGCAATTGCCCGATTCACAGCGTACAACACTGTTGGGCATATTGAAAGACCGTTTTGAAAAAAACAGAGGCCGTCATAAAGGAATGGAATGGGCAACAATACAGGCAAGACTGGAGGCGAAGCCGGAAAAGCTATGGTCGCTCGATGAAATGGAAAGTACCGGTGGTGAGCCGGATGTAGTAGGTTTTGATCAGAAAACCGGCGAATATCTTTTTTGTGATTGCGCAGCAGAAAGCCCCAAAGGCCGCAGAAGTCTTTGCTATGACGGCGCTGCGCTGGCATCAAGGAAAGAGCACAAACCGGCAGACAGCGCCATTGATAAAGCTGCTGCCATGGGCATTGCACTGTTAACGGAAGAGCAATACCGGGCACTGCAACAGCTGGGTGCATTTGATCTGAAAACGTCCAGCTGGATACAGACACCTGCCGCTATCCGGAAGCTGGGCGGAGCGCTCTTTTGTGACCGGCGTTATGATCATGTATTTACTTATCACAATGGCGCTGAATCTTACTATGCCGCCAGGGGATTCCGGGGCATGCTGTGCGTATGA
- a CDS encoding alpha/beta hydrolase family protein, producing MLFNKIYFLLLLLTLECLGGNSLRAQDGTTGYKEQELDFTANGNRLSGKLITPHVYKGKLPVIVFVHGSGPEDYSSSGNYRYLWQVFTKMGFACYSWNRPGVSPSEGQWYQASIADRAGEVVSAMNRLKELDLVDSSKIGLWGISQAGWVIPEVAGRIAPAFVITVSSPVTTAFSQECYRVRSQMKAAGFSRRELRKAIAYNKELRAMIKEGKPYQAFLELQKRTESEKWKDYVITGDERVYDYLKVVLTKDSAPDLSSLRCPVLAIWGANDLLVPPQKSAETYKKELKRIGNLNVQIRIIPDADHTLTYNRTGTDAETNRRREQYKDKPWEIFAPGYISLMTDWLKKLDLK from the coding sequence ATGTTATTTAATAAAATATATTTCCTGTTGTTGCTGCTGACCCTGGAATGCCTGGGTGGAAATTCTTTAAGAGCCCAGGATGGTACAACAGGCTACAAAGAACAGGAGCTGGATTTTACAGCTAACGGCAACAGGCTCTCCGGAAAGCTGATTACTCCCCATGTTTATAAAGGTAAATTACCGGTAATTGTTTTTGTACATGGATCCGGTCCGGAAGATTACAGCTCCTCGGGCAACTACCGGTATCTATGGCAGGTGTTTACTAAAATGGGTTTTGCCTGTTATTCCTGGAACCGGCCGGGAGTAAGCCCGTCTGAAGGACAATGGTACCAGGCATCTATCGCAGACAGAGCCGGAGAAGTGGTCAGTGCCATGAACAGGCTCAAAGAACTGGACTTGGTAGATTCTTCAAAAATAGGCCTTTGGGGCATTAGCCAGGCAGGATGGGTGATTCCTGAAGTAGCCGGCAGAATAGCGCCTGCTTTTGTAATCACAGTGTCTTCACCGGTAACAACGGCCTTTAGTCAGGAGTGCTACAGGGTAAGATCTCAAATGAAGGCAGCAGGATTTTCCAGGCGGGAGCTGCGCAAGGCTATTGCTTATAACAAGGAATTAAGAGCAATGATAAAGGAAGGGAAGCCCTATCAGGCGTTTTTGGAGCTGCAAAAAAGAACAGAGTCTGAAAAATGGAAAGACTATGTTATTACAGGGGATGAAAGGGTATATGATTATTTAAAAGTTGTTTTAACGAAAGACAGCGCCCCTGATCTAAGCAGTTTGCGTTGCCCGGTATTAGCTATTTGGGGTGCGAACGATTTGCTGGTACCTCCCCAAAAAAGCGCTGAGACCTATAAAAAGGAGCTGAAGCGAATAGGTAACCTGAATGTTCAGATAAGGATCATTCCTGATGCAGACCATACACTTACCTATAACCGTACCGGTACTGACGCTGAAACCAACAGAAGGAGAGAGCAGTATAAAGACAAACCCTGGGAAATTTTTGCGCCGGGTTATATTTCTTTAATGACGGATTGGTTAAAAAAGCTGGATCTGAAATGA
- a CDS encoding RNA 2'-phosphotransferase, which yields MQLKMIDQEKCINISKFLSLVLRHKPETIDIQLDENGWADIDTLIERSNNYGVAFNKEMLQYIVATNSKKRFAFNDTIDKIRASQGHSVNVELGYASQKPPEILYHGTSERSVPSILNSGLEKRNRQHVHLSCAVETAVSVGQRHGKPFIFKVLAGQMYNDGFLFYLSDNGVWLTDKVPAAYLEEE from the coding sequence ATGCAACTAAAAATGATTGACCAGGAAAAGTGTATAAATATTAGTAAGTTTTTAAGCCTGGTTTTACGGCATAAGCCGGAAACGATAGATATTCAGTTAGATGAAAACGGTTGGGCAGATATTGATACCCTGATTGAACGGTCAAACAATTATGGAGTAGCGTTTAATAAAGAGATGCTTCAATACATCGTTGCAACCAACTCAAAGAAACGTTTTGCATTTAACGATACTATTGATAAGATCAGGGCAAGCCAGGGGCACTCTGTAAATGTTGAATTAGGCTACGCAAGCCAAAAGCCACCGGAAATATTGTATCATGGCACAAGCGAAAGATCGGTTCCGTCTATCCTGAACAGCGGGCTTGAAAAACGTAACAGACAACATGTTCATTTGAGCTGTGCTGTTGAAACAGCGGTCAGTGTCGGGCAGCGGCATGGGAAGCCCTTTATATTTAAAGTGCTTGCGGGCCAGATGTATAATGACGGGTTCTTATTTTATCTTTCTGATAATGGTGTTTGGCTTACGGATAAAGTCCCGGCTGCATACCTTGAGGAAGAATAA
- a CDS encoding cold-shock protein, which translates to MGETWNKRERELKKRNAKKKKEERKQERRENTDKGKSLNDMLAYVDEYGNLSATPPEKKSKPLNNDIPPVVANSRDLRNEDPARTGIITFFDSNKGYGFIKDAVTKESIFVHVNAALVELKENLKVTFEVQKGPKGWVAVNVKGA; encoded by the coding sequence ATGGGAGAAACCTGGAACAAAAGGGAAAGAGAATTAAAAAAAAGAAACGCTAAAAAGAAAAAGGAAGAAAGAAAACAGGAACGCAGGGAAAATACCGACAAAGGCAAAAGCCTGAATGATATGCTGGCCTATGTAGATGAATATGGCAACCTATCTGCCACACCACCCGAAAAAAAATCCAAACCGCTTAATAATGATATACCGCCTGTTGTGGCTAACAGCAGGGATCTCAGAAATGAAGATCCTGCCAGGACGGGGATCATTACCTTTTTTGATAGTAATAAGGGATATGGGTTTATTAAGGACGCCGTTACCAAAGAGAGCATTTTTGTACACGTAAATGCAGCATTAGTTGAATTGAAAGAGAATTTAAAAGTTACTTTTGAAGTTCAGAAAGGCCCTAAAGGTTGGGTTGCTGTAAATGTAAAGGGCGCATAA
- a CDS encoding short-chain dehydrogenase codes for MDAESIEKFLVTNTKKAGAVNIHFKDRSTVTGIFINMRDYDELKAKNFWRVVNSKNLEQWKQTKDINLSRLFNGSGFTRLSAATK; via the coding sequence ATGGATGCAGAATCAATAGAAAAATTTTTAGTTACCAACACGAAAAAAGCTGGAGCTGTAAATATTCATTTCAAGGATCGATCAACTGTAACCGGCATTTTTATAAATATGCGCGATTATGATGAACTGAAGGCAAAAAATTTCTGGCGCGTGGTGAACTCAAAAAATCTGGAGCAATGGAAGCAAACAAAGGACATTAACCTTTCGCGCCTGTTTAACGGTTCAGGGTTCACACGTTTAAGTGCAGCAACCAAATAA
- a CDS encoding RNA recognition motif domain-containing protein, with the protein MNIFVSNLGYSFTTEDLTDLFSTYGAVDSARVITDKFTKQSRGFGFVEMSDDAAMKAIKDLNGSMQDGRSIKVMEARPKEEKPSYSNRW; encoded by the coding sequence ATGAACATTTTCGTGTCCAATCTTGGGTACAGCTTTACCACTGAAGACCTTACCGATTTATTTTCAACATACGGAGCTGTTGACAGCGCGCGTGTTATTACAGACAAATTCACCAAACAAAGCAGAGGCTTTGGATTTGTTGAAATGTCTGACGATGCAGCTATGAAAGCCATCAAAGACCTGAACGGCTCTATGCAGGATGGCCGCTCCATCAAAGTAATGGAAGCGCGCCCCAAAGAAGAAAAGCCAAGTTATTCCAATCGCTGGTAA